Below is a window of Littorina saxatilis isolate snail1 linkage group LG2, US_GU_Lsax_2.0, whole genome shotgun sequence DNA.
tgcatcgcgaagacacagacagacagacagacactagtcgtatatatgttacaggcaagtTGGGAAACCaggcatttccggaaatgactaccGAAAAGTAGTCATTTACGGAAATGACTGATTCACTCGGTCATTTCAGGAAATGCCTAAAGTTTAGCTGGATATTTTAGTcatttccagtaatgactgaaaTTAGCTGTTAGGCATTTCCAGAAATGCCTGACACACAAACTCTTGATCAAtcgaaacgcacgcacgcacgtgtacAATAAGAATGAAAagggttataaatatgtaccaGATTTTAATGTTATTATCTGTCAGATTAAAAGGTAGATAaaagaataataacaaaatgaaatactaaaatacacacattttcatGTAGATTTGAGTGTTAATTACTcttctgttcatttgtttttgcatgCCAGGCTTTAGTGGCATAATGCTTTACGTTCAGAGCATTTGCACTGTGCACTTTAGGAATGGAAatggttataaatatgtgcaAGAATTTAAAATGTAGATAAAATGTAGAGcaatgaataaaacacacacacaccaacacacacacacacacacacacacacacatacaccaacacacacacacacacacacacacacacacacacacacatacacacatagttTGAGTACCAGGCATTcttctgttcatttgtttttgcatgtcAGGCTTTGGTGGCAACGACTGTTGCAGAGTACTTTACGTTTGAAGCATTTACACCTATTTGTTTGACACTTTTTCCCCCCAGAGCAGTTGCATTTGGTAAAGCCCTGTCCTCCACTCAAGGAATTTTGAACAACTGCCTCGCGGACACTGACCTGTTTGTCACATTTTACATCTTGCTCTGTCAAGAGTTTCTGTGCGCAGAGTTCAAATTCATTTCTAGTGAAAGATCCTTTCAGTACCCCGCTTCTTGTTGCAATTTTATACAGGTCGTTTTCAGTCTTGTGCAGAATAattcccagaatgtttctgGGATCTCCTCGACCCCTGTCGACCAGGGGAACGGGCACTGCCACGTTGTCTCCAGGTTGTCCCGGGCATAGCTCTATTCTGCTACGCTTTATCATTCGCTCTGCCTGCCCCTTCTGGCATTCTCGGCTGGCCTCCCGTTGACGATTGATACTTAGTTGCCGTTTGTTGAGCAAGCGAAGTTCATTATTTTCAGTATGCAGGACTCCTTCGCCACCATTTGATAGTTCCTGTAGaatggcagtggcagtggcatCAGTCATTGACGGTTCACCTTGGACTGTTTCGACGACTCCTTCCCCACCATTTGATAGTTCATGTAGaatggcagtggcagtggcatCAGTCATTGACGGTTCACATTGGACTGTTTCGACGACTCCTTCACCACCATTTGATAGTTCTTCCTGTAGAATGGCAGTGACATTAGTCATTGTCAGTTCATCTTGGACTATTTCGAATGCTCTGTCGATGACTGCTGCATCACCATTTGAAAGTTCCTGTAGAGTGGCACCAGCACTGGTTGATTCTTCATGGACCTGCACAGAGACACTTGTTATATTGATGTCCAAATCTGAACCTGCTGACTCCGGATTGCTTGCGTTATCAGCATTACTTGACCAGCCTACTCTTTCTCGAAGGTCCTCTTCTGTTTGCATTTCATCAATCAGGGCCTCTGGCAGCCACGTGGAAGACAGCCCAACTCTGGGCTCGACGCCAAACATGGCTCTGTACGGGGATCTTTTCAATCCTGAATGGTAGGCTCGGTTTTTCATGAACTGCACGAACTTTAGACCCAATGACCAACGCGTTGTTTGGTGATCCGACATCCAAGCAGTCAGCATGTCCTTGATGTCACCGTTGGCCCTCTCTACAGAGCCTTGTGACTGAGGATGACGAGGTTTTCCATGAACGAGTTTTAATTCTGGCCACAGATCTCGTAGTTCTCTGATGACAACTGCAGTGAACTCGCTTCCATTGTCCGATTGAAGGATCACTGGAGCCCCGAAAAGAGTAAAAATGTCCACGAGCTGAAGAGCTACTTGGCACGCCCTTTTTGATGTCAGCGGTCGCAAGACTACAAATTTGGTGAGGTGATCTTGATAGACCATAATCCATTTGTAGCCGCCATCCTCCATCGACTGGTAGTCCACAAGGTCCACTTGGCTTCTGGAATTGAATTCCTCTGTGAGAATAGGTCGCACGACGACACCTTTGGTTTTCTGTCGCTTTTGTTTCTCCTGGCACACGAGGCAATAAGACTTAAACAGTTCTACACTGTCtctttggatattggcaaatttCTTTTCCAGTTCCTTCAGCATCCTATCGCGCCCTCCGTGACCGGTGGCGATGTGTGCAGTCTTGATGGTGTCGTAGGTATCTTCAAGGGTGACAAAGAAGATCGGGGCTTCATCAGGTGAGGATCTTTTTCGGATCAGCTTGTCATTTGGACCGCACTGCAGCACCTCATACCTTTAGAATAAAAACGCACTATcaataaacaaaacagagagagagtgagagagagagagggagatagacagagagagagagagagagagagagagagagaaagagagagagaggaagaaagagggagagagagagagggagagagagtgagagagagagagagagagagggagagagagagagagagagagagagtcaacgagagagagggagagagagagagaggaagaaagagggagagagagagggagagagagagagagaggagagggagagagagagagagagggagagggagagagagagagagaaagggcagagagaaagagagagggagagaaagagagagaaagagagagagagacagagagggagagagagacagagagagagagagagagagagagagagagagagagagagagagaaagagagagagagaaagagagagagagaggaagaaagaggaaaATGTCTGTGACCAAATGTTTATGTCTCATGCCAATATCTTgccgcataagagagagagagagagagagagagagagagagagagagagagagagagagagagaaagagagagagggagagagagagaggaagaaagaggaaaATGTCTGTGACCAAATGTTTATGTCTCATGCCAATATCTTgccgcataagagagagagagagagagagagagagagagagagagagagagagagagagagagagagagagagagagagagagagagagagagagtaggagtaTGAAGacacaagttaaaaaaaaagagggagagagagagagagagagagagagagagagagagagagagagagagagagagagagagagagagagagagagagagatactaaccTCTTCATCAGTTTGTACTGGCGTGATGTTTTGGTTGTCGATGACACCTGTGCTGTCTTGAGGTCGTTGATCATGGTAAAGTAGCAATCCTTTGGTAACAAATAGTTCTTATTTTTGGCATATCTTTCAAAAAGACATTTTCGAAAACGATCCTCTACGTCCATAGTGGATgtctgttcaaactgtgtgcaGCAACTAAGTTCAGAAACTAACTCGCCAAGTTTGGAGAACAGTATTCACGAGCCCAAGTAAATTAAATACATAACCGCccataaaaagttaaaaaaaaaaacacacacacacgattatttAAACACAAATCTTATTCAGTTTAGTTTGGAGAACAATATTCACGTGGTTGACAGTTTTGGTCACGATCGCTGGCTTGGCGTGAACACAAATGTCCTAACATTTCTCATTTCACAACCTTTATGACTATGATTCACGTGCCTAGGCATATTCGGTAGTATTCACGAGCCCAAGTAAATTAAATACATAACCGcccataaaaagtaaaaaaaaaaacacacacacacgattatttAAACACAAATCTTATTCAGTTTAGTTTGGAGAACAATATTCACGTGGTTGACAGTTTTGGTCACGATCGCTGGCTTGGCGTGAACACAAATGTCCTAACATTTCTCATTTCACAACCTTTATGACTATGATTCACGTGCCTAGGCATATTCGGTAATGTTGACTAAGTAATTTCAGTCATTTCTGTAAATGACTAAAATATCAAGCTCAACTTTAGGCATTTTCGGAAATGACCGAGTGAATCAGTCATTTCCGTAAATGACTACTCTcgttagtcatttccggaaatgcctGGTTTCCCAacttgcctgtaacatatatatatatatatatatatatatatatatatatatatatatatatatatatattatatatatatatatatatatgtgtgtgtgtgtttgtgtgggtgtgtgtgtgtgtgtgtgtgtgtgtatgtgtgtgtgtgagtgtgtgcgtgtgtgtttagagcgattccgagaaaactactggaccgatcttcatgaaaacttTACCAGTTCTTCCAGATTATATcccaagacttttttttcttttttttcataaatgtctttgatgacgtcatatccggcttttactaaaagttgaggcggcactgtcacacccttatttttcgatcaaactaattgaaattttagtcaagcaatattcgacgaagcccggactataggattgaatttcagcttcgAAGcttaaaaacaattatttagtTTTGTAATTGAAAGTCTTAAAATCGTAattgacattaacaaaaattAGTAATCAATCCACAGATGACATAATCTTaatctttatcatttcctgaacataaatatatgtttggattcaaaacaagctcagaaaggtCAACAGAATAAAGACAATTAAGCAAGCGCTACCGCGCTACACTGGCTTATCACTTCAAGCTTTCCGCGGGCCGGTATAAATTTAAATATattattttcgctttacgcgacttgtattttCTCCATTtgtttccctttctttctttcgtgtCTTCTTCATTGTGGAGATGCTGAACAAAAAGACACAATGGTAATAGGTGCAGCGGGTAGAATGAGGAGGGGCTGAACGAAGGAGACATTTTTCTTCCTTTCAGTTCCAAGCCTGCTGGAGACAGCTAATAACGGCGCAAAAAAAGGAAATTAAAAaccaaggagagaaagaaagaaaatgcttGTGCACTCCAGAGGATTAATAAGCAACAGGAGGTCTACACAATGCAATAGGAAAGGTCAgcagaccagaagaacaaagtcGCTGCTGCGGAAAAGTACATTTGGTCATTTCTAGACATTCTCGCAGGCAATATGACCTTTCAGGAGAGAGAAAATGCGAGCGAGTCCAGTAGAACTCCCCTTTCTatgacctcaacaaatctgagaaaatcaagtcttcgGAGGTAATACTACAGACAATCTCAAGAAGCAAGGTATGAAAAAGCTAGGGGTAGGTCCTAAATCgggagggggttgggtggggggTGTCTTAATTAGAAATTTTCATTATATACTAGTGTTTTAAGAAATGGGACACGCACGCTACATGTGACATAACAGCATAACTAATGTTTCAAATGACGATGTTGTctgcaggggcggagcagttaagccagagggggggggggttacaacctggtgTCCAAGAATAGACCCCTTGTcgggtacatgggcaaggccccgttggggggtctgggtggcttcgccccccagaagctgaagagttttagctgttttatgaacaatttatggcttattcttgattttaaacatgatcaactggtgtcagcagccactcattatttctttcaaggttagtatgaaatctttttttttggacagccggggggggggggggtgggcgaaacccctgtaaccccccccctcctaatccgcccctggtgtgtatgtatgtcaatTGTTAGCACAAAGCTCTGAAAGTTTAAAGACAGATCCATAAAGAATTACTGACATTAACCGTGTGTTTTTAGTTGTTGTCTCATTGCCCGCTAAAACGGCTACCAAGTCAACTCCTTCCTTTTCGGACCCAGAACTTTTCAGTTGGCCCTCGTATATTAATTCGGCGCCATGGTCGTCTTTTAGGTTGTACAATGGCCATGTGGTGACCACACCCTTTCGAGCTTCCCACAGACATCTTTTGGAaaggttttcttttctttgagtGTATGGCTATATTTTAATTTAGCTCACAGCGGGAGATTCTTTTTATCAGACCGATGCATGTAACATTCTTACCGAAGAGTCCTTATATTTCTCCATCTCTTCAAATCGATTGCTTACAAGGTATTCGGAGGACGCTACCAGGTCGCTAAGTAGCTGAAATGCTTACACTGTAACCAGTTTGTGCGTGGTCTTTGTCGACAACATTTGCACAAAGGACTTTTAGTTTACGGTCAAAACGctgtttaaatgtgtgtgtatgtgtgtgtgtgtttgtgtgtgtgtgtgtgtatgtgtgtgtgtgtgtgtgtgtgtgtgtgtgtgtgtgtgtgtgtgggtgtttgtgtgtatgagtttgtgtttgtgtttgtctgtctatctgtctgtctgtcggtctgtctgtctgtcggtctgtctgtttgtctgtctgtctgtctgtctgccagtcagtctgcctgtctgtctgtctgtctgtctgtctgtctcatgtCTGCGTGCCTGTGCATCTGTGTACGTGTAtatatcaggggcggatcagttgctttgtaaggggggggggggactttgaatcgaaagtgaatgtgatgggcgcgaagcgcccgaatttgctgggggggtccgggggcatgccccccccggaaaaaaatttggcccaaagaagcaaaatggtgccatctggtgccatttgaacttagaaatagtcatagaatcagctttccaattatttttttttcggggggggggggggggggggcacgtgccccctgtgccccccccccccctcgtccgcccctg
It encodes the following:
- the LOC138959271 gene encoding KRAB-A domain-containing protein 2-like; the encoded protein is MDVEDRFRKCLFERYAKNKNYLLPKDCYFTMINDLKTAQVSSTTKTSRQYKLMKRYEVLQCGPNDKLIRKRSSPDEAPIFFVTLEDTYDTIKTAHIATGHGGRDRMLKELEKKFANIQRDSVELFKSYCLVCQEKQKRQKTKGVVVRPILTEEFNSRSQVDLVDYQSMEDGGYKWIMVYQDHLTKFVVLRPLTSKRACQVALQLVDIFTLFGAPVILQSDNGSEFTAVVIRELRDLWPELKLVHGKPRHPQSQGSVERANGDIKDMLTAWMSDHQTTRWSLGLKFVQFMKNRAYHSGLKRSPYRAMFGVEPRVGLSSTWLPEALIDEMQTEEDLRERVGWSSNADNASNPESAGSDLDINITSVSVQVHEESTSAGATLQELSNGDAAVIDRAFEIVQDELTMTNVTAILQEELSNGGEGVVETVQCEPSMTDATATAILHELSNGGEGVVETVQGEPSMTDATATAILQELSNGGEGVLHTENNELRLLNKRQLSINRQREASRECQKGQAERMIKRSRIELCPGQPGDNVAVPVPLVDRGRGDPRNILGIILHKTENDLYKIATRSGVLKGSFTRNEFELCAQKLLTEQDVKCDKQVSVREAVVQNSLSGGQGFTKCNCSGGKKCQTNRCKCFKRKVLCNSRCHQSLTCKNK